From the genome of Bactrocera oleae isolate idBacOlea1 chromosome 2, idBacOlea1, whole genome shotgun sequence, one region includes:
- the dco gene encoding discs overgrown protein kinase — MELRVGNKYRLGRKIGSGSFGDIYLGTTINTGEEVAIKLECIRTKHPQLHIESKFYKTMQGGIGIPRIIWCGSEGDYNVMVMELLGPSLEDLFNFCSRRFSLKTVLLLADQMISRIDYIHSRDFIHRDIKPDNFLMGLGKKGNLVYIIDFGLAKKFRDARSLKHIPYRENKNLTGTARYASINTHLGIEQSRRDDLESLGYVLMYFNLGALPWQGLKAANKRQKYERISEKKLSTTILSLCKGFPSEFVNYLNFCRQMHFEQRPDYCYLRKLFRNLFHRLGFTYDYVFDWNLLKFGGPRNPQAIQQNQDGGGECQQGQEASATQQQQQHQHNQKQIASGVAAIGSAQIMNSGGGAQTLVSSSGAMVGGGGTSQMVVGSGTGGGGLNMDDSMAATNSSRPPYDTPERRPSIRMRPGGGGGGGVGCVQPSVVNDVRNAK, encoded by the coding sequence atggAATTGCGGGTTGGAAATAAATATCGCTTGGGCCGTAAAATTGGCTCAGGATCATTTGGAGATATTTATCTTGGAACCACAATCAATACGGGCGAAGAAGTTGCCATAAAACTAGAATGCATTCGTACGAAACATCCTCAACTCCACATCGAgtcgaaattttataaaaccatGCAGGGCGGCATAGGTATACCTCGTATTATCTGGTGTGGCTCGGAAGGTGATTACAACGTGATGGTGATGGAGTTGTTAGGTCCATCATTAGAGGACCTATTTAATTTCTGTTCCCGACGTTTCTCATTGAAAACGGTTCTATTACTCGCCGATCAGATGATATCACGCATAGACTACATACACTCTCGTGACTTCATACACCGAGATATAAAACCGGACAACTTCCTCATGGGTTTGGGTAAGAAGGGCAACCTTGTTTATATAATTGACTTTGGACTAGCGAAAAAATTCCGCGACGCCCGCTCACTGAAACACATACCATACCGGGAAAATAAAAATCTCACTGGCACTGCCCGCTATGCGTCGATCAATACACATTTGGGCATTGAACAGTCTCGCCGTGACGATTTAGAATCCCTTGGTTACGTGCTGATGTATTTCAATTTGGGTGCACTGCCATGGCAAGGTTTGAAGGCTGCTAACAAGCGTCAAAAATACGAACGCATTTCGGAAAAGAAACTTTCGACGACGATATTGTCATTGTGCAAAGGTTTCCCCAGcgaatttgtaaattatttgaatttttgccGACAAATGCACTTTGAACAGCGGCCGGATTACTGTTATTTAAGAAAACTCTTTCGTAATTTATTCCATCGTCTTGGCTTTACTTACGACTACGTGTTCGACTGGAACCTGCTTAAATTTGGAGGCCCTCGCAATCCACAAGCCATACAACAGAATCAGGATGGTGGTGGTGAATGCCAACAGGGACAAGAAGCGTCTGCaacacagcagcagcaacaacatcaacacaATCAAAAACAGATAGCTAGTGGTGTCGCTGCCATAGGTAGTGCACAAATCATGAATTCGGGCGGTGGAGCACAGACATTGGTCAGTAGTAGCGGGGCAATGGTCGGAGGTGGCGGCACTTCCCAAATGGTTGTGGGCAGTGGCACTGGTGGTGGCGGTCTAAATATGGATGATTCAATGGCGGCCACAAACTCATCGCGTCCTCCTTACGATACACCCGAACGACGTCCATCGATTCGCATGCGTCcaggtggtggtggtggcggcggtGTCGGATGTGTGCAACCGAGCGTTGTCAACGACGTGAGAAAcgcgaaataa
- the Sox100B gene encoding uncharacterized protein Sox100B produces the protein MDTDISSPESKQSRSKPVETLVLANYAAKAEQKRGGVGNGRKEDEHITTAVMKVLEGYDWNLVQATAKVPSDRKKDHIKRPMNAFMVWAQAARRVMSKQYPHLQNSELSKSLGKLWKNLKESDKKPFMEFAEKLRLTHKQEHPDYKYQPRRKKARVLTASGVQCDDVLSVTTTTNSTAKLSCETATDCASGAFQSKSYSGTAGTRKEMGGGNAGTVNRINGRSIKQTPHPCHNSGKMDALSSYSTNATFRNSNINSNGAITCAADMLNSEAFISSLNSACAASLQSAANGGLISELAGLDFGQQSQHYDYARPMDSPCSTASSLQSTGASTSADGQPLTPPATPYTLSSGSLLSATLNDKRTPPQVQLSQAQNLLRPLREAAVVDSAAAVGYGMLGDGGREYISLDESHYNSGLLDFPRSTHELLTANELASANYNAAGGLSGGRFFNPDATASDSYNNYATGQYLAYNYVSNSDACNSPHSIGVLNYLESASSASGVEGAGNNSSSSNKSPSACSIGKFAAVHSYLAPASMSNSDIDPKEIDQYLMDQVVVPLTQAEASQMPQRAVPAGATACASSTSAPSAAGAMCTTITKAPSAATTIPSDSSCIRPIVGKTNSSVGDGGEASNSVKSSASFQLLHKSHSQQQQNDVLELQPIQRISTTTTSSTTSPVATNGISSEYGANSTGNANESCNNNNGGMAGSNIGSSGNCFYVSGIDMNASALSISHDYHHQHYGPHHIAQQQQSSPHHQRDQREQQQSHQQQQHIWGSYVSP, from the exons ATGGATACGGACATTAGTTCTCCTGAGTCGAAACAATCTCGCTCTAAACCGGTGGAAACACTTGTTTTGGCAAACTATGCCGCTAAGGCGGAGCAGAAGCGTGGTGGTGTTGGCAATGGCCGCAAAGAGGATGAGCATATTACGACAGCCGTTATGAAGGTCTTGGAAGGATACGATTGGAATTTGGTACAGGCCACCGCCAA AGTCCCTTCGGACCGCAAAAAGGATCACATCAAACGACCAATGAATGCATTTATGGTCTGGGCACAGGCAGCACGACGGGTAATGTCCAAGCAGTACCCTCATTTACAAAACTCAGAGTTGAGTAAATCGCTCGGAAAATTGTGGAA AAACCTCAAGGAGTCCGACAAGAAACCATTCATGGAATTCGCGGAGAAGCTGCGACTTACACACAAACAGGAGCATCCCGACTACAAATATCAGCCGCGCCGCAAAAAAGCGCGCGTACTAACAGCCAGCGGGGTGCAGTGTGACGATGTGCTGTCTGTGACGACAACCACAAACTCAACCGCAAAATTGTCCTGTGAAACCGCAACCGATTGTGCATCTGGCGCTTTTCAGTCAAAGAGCTACAGTGGGACGGCCGGTACCCGAAAAGAAATGGGCGGAGGTAACGCAGGAACCGTAAATCGAATTAATGGGCGCAGCATTAAACAAACGCCACATCCGTGCCATAACAGCGGTAAAATGGATGCCTTGAGCAGCTACAGCACGAACGCTACTTTTCGCAATTCGAATATTAACAGTAATGGCGCTATAACATGCGCTGCGGATATGCTGAATAGCGAAGCTTTCATCAGCTCGCTGAACAGCGCATGTGCCGCTTCATTGCAGAGCGCTGCCAACGGCGGACTCATATCCGAATTGGCGGGCCTTGATTTCGGGCAACAGTCGCAACATTACGATTATGCGCGCCCAATGGATTCACCTTGTTCAACGGCGAGTTCATTGCAATCGACTGGCGCCAGTACTTCCGCGGACGGACAGCCGCTCACACCTCCTGCCACACCATATACATTAAGTAGCGGCAGTCTGCTAAGCGCCACTTTGAACGATAAACGTACACCCCCGCAGGTACAGTTATCACAGGCACAAAACCTATTGCGACCACTCAGGGAAGCTGCTGTGGTGGACTCGGCTGCTGCCGTTGGTTATGGTATGCTGGGGGATGGCGGCCGTGAGTACATTTCATTGGATGAAAGCCACTATAATTCTGGGCTGCTTGATTTTCCGCGTTCTACCCATGAACTGTTGACGGCTAACGAGTTAGCTTCAGCAAACTACAATGCGGCGGGCGGTTTAAGTGGAGGACGCTTTTTTAATCCAGATGCAACTGCGAGCGATAGCTATAATAATTATGCCACCGGTCAATACCTTGCCTACAATTACGTTTCAAATTCAGATGCCTGCAATTCGCCACATTCCATTGGAGTGTTGAATTACTTAGAGTCCGCATCATCTGCATCGGGAGTGGAGGGTGcaggcaacaacagcagcagctctAACAAATCGCCCTCGGCATGTTCAATCGGAAAATTCGCAGCGGTGCATAGCTATTTAGCGCCGGCTTCGATGAGTAATAGCGACATCGATCCAAAGGAAATTGACCAATATCTCATGGATCAAGTGGTGGTGCCTCTAACCCAGGCCGAAGCATCACAAATGCCGCAACGGGCGGTGCCCGCAGGGGCGACGGCATGCGCATCTAGCACCTCAGCCCCGTCCGCAGCTGGCGCAATGTGTACAACAATAACCAAAGCGCCgtcggcagcaacaacaattccaAGCGACAGTTCATGCATAAGGCCTATCGTTGGTAAAACGAATAGCTCCGTTGGAGATGGGGGCGAAGCCAGTAATTCTGTGAAATCCTCTGCTTCATTTCAATTGCTCCACAAATCACATTCACAGCAACAGCAAAACGATGTTTTAGAGCTGCAACCGATACAACGGATATCAACTACAACAACATCATCAACAACATCACCAGTAGCAACGAATGGCATTTCCAGTGAATATGGCGCGAACAGCACTGGCAACGCCAATGagagttgcaacaacaacaatggcggTATGGCTGGCAGCAATATCGGGAGCTCCGGTAATTGCTTTTATGTGAGTGGCATTGATATGAATGCGTCGGCGTTGTCAATCTCCCATGATTATCATCACCAGCACTATGGTCCACATCACATAGCACAGCAGCAGCAGTCCTCGCCGCATCACCAGCGCGACCAACGCGAACAGCAGCAGTctcaccaacagcaacaacatatcTGGGGTAGTTATGTCAGTCCGTAA